In Paraburkholderia sp. BL10I2N1, a single genomic region encodes these proteins:
- a CDS encoding OmpW family outer membrane protein has protein sequence MKHMIKAVMIVASLCTTGLFEVLAYADDVSANGSTMAGEVPADGIHAGDVLVRLRAISIEPEVHTSGTLSSLGVGVNNALVPELDLTYMIRDAIGIELILATSRHHVTSGLGDLGGVNVLPPTLLLQYHFNHAGMIRPYVGAGVNYTYFYNDGLSAGSEGIQVSRSSFGPAVQAGVDVQITKTVFLNADIKKIWMHTDASVGDSSLGRLDIDPLVLGIGVGMKF, from the coding sequence ATGAAGCACATGATTAAGGCCGTCATGATCGTGGCAAGCCTGTGCACTACCGGTTTGTTCGAAGTGCTGGCATACGCGGATGACGTAAGCGCGAACGGAAGCACGATGGCAGGCGAGGTGCCGGCGGATGGGATCCACGCCGGTGACGTGCTCGTGCGTCTGCGTGCCATCTCGATCGAGCCCGAAGTACACACCAGCGGCACGTTGTCGTCGCTCGGCGTGGGTGTCAATAACGCACTCGTGCCGGAGTTGGACCTGACCTATATGATCCGCGACGCGATCGGCATCGAGCTGATTCTCGCCACCTCGCGGCACCACGTGACGTCTGGCCTCGGCGATCTAGGTGGCGTGAACGTGCTGCCACCGACGCTGCTGCTGCAATATCACTTCAACCATGCTGGCATGATCCGACCGTATGTCGGCGCGGGGGTCAACTACACGTACTTCTACAACGACGGCCTGAGCGCGGGCTCCGAAGGCATCCAGGTGTCACGCAGCAGCTTCGGTCCGGCGGTGCAGGCTGGCGTCGACGTGCAGATCACGAAGACCGTCTTTCTCAACGCGGATATCAAGAAGATCTGGATGCACACGGACGCCTCGGTCGGCGATAGTTCGTTGGGCCGGCTGGACATCGACCCACTGGTACTGGGAATAGGCGTCGGGATGAAGTTCTAG